Proteins from a single region of Dysosmobacter acutus:
- a CDS encoding alanyl-tRNA editing protein has product METEKLYYSDPFLCRFTASVLSCEASKGGFAVTLDRTAFYPEGGGQPADHGILGTASVTDVHERDGVIVHTVGSPLPVGGSVEGAVDWECRFDHMQQHSGEHIISGILCGLYHCDNVGFHLGADTVTIDYNTDMTWEQVLEAERRANEVIWADEAVEIAYPSPKELSALDYRSKKELTGQVRIVSFPEADCCACCGTHVLRAGQVGLIKVLSCQKFRQGVRLEILCGRRALRYLSAVFEQNRAVAQATSAKPTETAAAVERLLGELSDAKARTAHLEESVFASLADQHRGAGDVVLWEEPMRPDAVRRLCDAVAQTCGGRCMVFSGEGERYAYAILSPGRDIREFVKSLNSALQGRGGGRDGFAQGSLAAGRKAIEAFLAQDALSRG; this is encoded by the coding sequence ATGGAAACCGAAAAGCTGTATTACTCCGACCCCTTCCTTTGCCGCTTCACCGCCTCCGTCCTCTCCTGTGAGGCGTCAAAGGGCGGCTTTGCCGTCACGCTGGACCGCACCGCCTTCTACCCCGAGGGAGGGGGCCAGCCGGCGGATCACGGCATCCTGGGCACAGCCTCCGTCACGGACGTCCACGAAAGGGACGGCGTGATCGTCCACACTGTCGGCAGCCCCCTCCCGGTGGGAGGCAGCGTGGAGGGCGCGGTGGACTGGGAATGCCGCTTTGACCACATGCAGCAGCATTCCGGCGAGCACATCATCAGCGGTATTCTCTGCGGCCTGTACCACTGCGACAACGTGGGCTTCCACCTGGGCGCCGACACGGTCACCATCGACTACAACACGGATATGACCTGGGAGCAGGTGCTGGAGGCAGAGCGCAGAGCCAACGAGGTGATCTGGGCCGACGAGGCGGTGGAGATCGCCTACCCCTCTCCCAAGGAGCTCAGCGCCCTGGATTACCGCTCCAAAAAGGAGCTGACGGGCCAGGTGCGGATCGTCTCCTTCCCGGAGGCAGACTGCTGCGCCTGCTGCGGCACCCATGTGCTCCGCGCCGGGCAGGTGGGCCTCATCAAGGTCCTCTCCTGCCAGAAGTTCCGCCAGGGCGTCCGGCTGGAGATTCTCTGCGGCCGGCGGGCCCTGCGCTACCTGAGTGCGGTCTTTGAGCAGAACCGGGCGGTGGCCCAGGCCACCTCCGCCAAGCCCACGGAGACCGCCGCCGCGGTGGAGCGCCTCCTTGGTGAGCTCTCCGACGCCAAGGCCCGGACGGCCCATCTGGAGGAGAGCGTGTTCGCCTCCCTGGCCGACCAGCACCGGGGCGCGGGCGACGTGGTGCTCTGGGAGGAACCCATGAGGCCCGACGCGGTGCGCCGCCTCTGCGACGCCGTGGCCCAGACCTGCGGAGGCCGCTGTATGGTTTTCTCCGGCGAGGGGGAGCGCTACGCCTACGCCATCCTCTCCCCCGGCAGGGACATCCGGGAGTTTGTCAAGTCCCTCAACAGCGCCCTTCAGGGTCGGGGCGGCGGGCGGGACGGCTTCGCCCAGGGCAGCTTGGCCGCCGGGCGGAAGGCAATCGAAGCTTTCCTGGCCCAGGACGCGCTCTCCCGCGGCTGA
- the yidD gene encoding membrane protein insertion efficiency factor YidD, whose translation MKRLLLALVRFYRREISPAFPPRCRYIPTCSQYALEAIEKYGALKGSYLAFRRVLRCNPFHKGGYDPVP comes from the coding sequence ATGAAGCGGCTTTTGCTTGCACTGGTGCGCTTTTACCGCAGGGAGATTTCGCCGGCCTTTCCGCCCCGGTGCCGCTATATCCCCACCTGCTCCCAGTACGCCCTGGAGGCCATTGAAAAATACGGCGCGCTCAAAGGCTCCTATCTTGCGTTCCGCCGCGTTCTGCGCTGCAACCCATTCCACAAGGGCGGGTATGACCCTGTCCCGTAG
- a CDS encoding helix-turn-helix domain-containing protein encodes MTKNQTILSIRQYGKISLRLNQLMDQRGMTRNELANSIHTRFEVVDKWYRGDISKIDLDILARICYVMECRVEELLIYEAP; translated from the coding sequence ATGACGAAAAATCAAACGATTTTGTCCATCCGCCAGTACGGAAAAATCTCCCTGCGGCTGAACCAGCTGATGGATCAGCGGGGCATGACCAGAAATGAATTGGCCAATTCAATCCACACACGTTTTGAAGTGGTGGACAAGTGGTACCGGGGCGACATATCCAAAATCGACCTGGATATTCTGGCAAGGATCTGCTACGTCATGGAGTGCAGGGTAGAGGAATTGTTGATCTACGAGGCGCCATGA
- a CDS encoding glycine--tRNA ligase: MNNDSKTMEKIVALCKSRGFVFPGSEIYGGLANSWDYGPLGVELKNNVKRAWWKKFVQENPYNVGLDSAILMNPEVWVASGHVATFNDPLIDCKACKMRHRADKLVEAYNAGQGIDNVNVEAMDGEALVAYIREKQIPCPGCGKSDFTDIRKFNLMFKTHQGVTEDTANEVYLRPETAQGIFVNFPAIARTTRRKLPFGVCQIGKSFRNEITPGNFIFRIREFEQMELEFFCKPDTDLEWFSYWRSYCHQWLKDLGVREENLRLRDHEKEELSFYSKATTDFEYKFPFGWGELWGVADRTNYDLRQHQEHSGQDLTYFDQEKNERYIPYVIEPSLGADRMTLAFLVEAYDEEIVDVEKNDSRVVMHFHPALAPFKAAVLPLSKKLGEKAQEIQRELSKYYMVDYDDTGSIGKRYRREDEIGTPYCITVDFQTVGDEKTPADHCVTVRDRDTMEQVRLPIDKLKAYLDEKLAY; this comes from the coding sequence ATGAACAACGACAGCAAGACTATGGAAAAAATTGTGGCGCTGTGCAAAAGCCGGGGCTTTGTCTTTCCGGGCAGCGAGATTTACGGCGGCCTTGCCAACAGCTGGGACTACGGCCCCCTGGGCGTGGAGCTGAAGAACAACGTGAAGCGGGCCTGGTGGAAGAAGTTCGTCCAGGAGAACCCCTACAACGTGGGACTGGACTCCGCCATTTTGATGAATCCCGAGGTGTGGGTTGCTTCCGGCCATGTGGCCACCTTCAACGACCCCCTTATCGACTGCAAGGCCTGCAAGATGCGCCACCGCGCCGACAAGCTGGTGGAGGCCTACAACGCCGGGCAGGGCATTGACAATGTGAACGTGGAGGCCATGGACGGCGAGGCGCTGGTGGCCTATATCCGGGAAAAGCAGATTCCCTGCCCCGGCTGCGGCAAGTCCGACTTCACCGACATCCGCAAGTTCAACCTGATGTTCAAGACCCACCAGGGCGTCACCGAGGACACGGCCAACGAGGTGTATCTGCGGCCTGAGACCGCCCAGGGAATCTTTGTCAACTTCCCGGCCATCGCCCGCACCACCCGCCGCAAGCTGCCCTTCGGCGTGTGCCAGATCGGCAAGAGCTTCCGCAACGAGATCACTCCTGGCAACTTCATCTTCCGCATCCGGGAGTTTGAGCAGATGGAGCTGGAGTTCTTCTGCAAGCCCGACACGGACCTGGAGTGGTTCTCCTACTGGCGCAGCTACTGCCACCAGTGGCTGAAGGACCTGGGCGTCCGGGAGGAGAACCTGCGGCTGCGGGACCATGAGAAGGAGGAGCTGAGCTTCTACTCCAAGGCCACCACCGACTTTGAGTATAAGTTCCCCTTCGGCTGGGGCGAGCTCTGGGGCGTGGCGGACCGGACCAACTATGACCTCCGGCAGCATCAGGAGCATTCCGGCCAGGATCTGACCTACTTTGATCAGGAGAAAAACGAGCGCTATATCCCCTATGTCATCGAGCCCTCCTTGGGCGCGGACCGCATGACCCTTGCCTTTTTGGTGGAGGCCTACGACGAGGAGATCGTGGACGTGGAGAAGAACGACAGCCGCGTGGTGATGCATTTCCACCCGGCCCTGGCTCCCTTCAAGGCGGCGGTGCTGCCCCTTTCTAAGAAGCTTGGCGAGAAGGCCCAGGAGATTCAGCGCGAGCTGAGCAAATACTATATGGTGGACTACGACGACACCGGCTCCATCGGCAAGCGCTACCGCCGGGAGGACGAGATCGGCACCCCCTACTGCATCACGGTGGACTTCCAGACCGTGGGCGACGAGAAGACCCCCGCCGACCACTGCGTCACCGTCCGGGACCGGGACACCATGGAGCAGGTGCGGCTGCCCATCGACAAGCTGAAGGCCTATCTGGACGAGAAGCTTGCCTATTGA
- the jag gene encoding RNA-binding cell elongation regulator Jag/EloR, giving the protein MSYIEVTGKNEDEAIAKALAQLNLDRDDVSVEILERSKPGFLGIGAVPAKVRVSYEGAEQSDWKEELKAEPVVKEPPVKAAPKAAPVPKSAPKTVEKAAPKVEKTAPRAPKEEKPDRCGESEELGELCNDEKAGQIKAFLNGLLEQMDSPAQVKVYQPEKGRYKVFLEGDKLGALIGRRGETLDAIQQLTNYAVNRGSGSRVRIHLDAENYRQKREQSLQRLAVKVAGKVTKYRRNVTLEPMNAYERHVIHTALQETPNITTYSTGTEPNRRVIVAYDRNKQ; this is encoded by the coding sequence ATGAGTTATATTGAAGTAACCGGCAAGAATGAGGACGAGGCCATTGCCAAGGCGCTGGCCCAGCTCAATCTTGACCGCGATGATGTATCTGTGGAAATCCTGGAGCGCTCCAAGCCCGGCTTCTTAGGGATCGGCGCGGTGCCGGCCAAGGTCCGCGTCAGCTATGAGGGAGCTGAGCAGAGCGATTGGAAAGAGGAGCTGAAGGCCGAACCGGTGGTGAAGGAGCCTCCGGTGAAGGCGGCGCCCAAGGCAGCGCCTGTTCCCAAGAGCGCGCCGAAGACGGTGGAAAAGGCAGCGCCTAAGGTGGAGAAGACGGCGCCCAGGGCCCCTAAGGAGGAAAAGCCTGATCGTTGCGGGGAAAGCGAAGAGCTTGGGGAACTGTGCAATGATGAGAAGGCCGGGCAGATCAAGGCCTTTTTGAACGGACTGCTGGAGCAGATGGACAGCCCCGCCCAGGTAAAGGTGTACCAGCCGGAGAAGGGCCGCTACAAGGTCTTTCTGGAGGGCGATAAATTGGGCGCGCTGATCGGCCGCCGGGGAGAGACATTGGACGCCATTCAGCAGCTCACCAATTACGCCGTCAACCGTGGCTCCGGAAGCCGTGTGCGGATTCACCTGGACGCGGAGAACTACCGCCAGAAGCGGGAGCAGAGCCTCCAGCGCCTGGCCGTCAAGGTGGCGGGGAAGGTGACCAAGTACCGCCGCAACGTGACGCTGGAGCCTATGAACGCCTATGAGCGCCATGTGATCCACACCGCGCTGCAGGAGACGCCCAACATCACCACCTATTCCACCGGCACCGAGCCCAACCGCCGGGTCATTGTGGCCTACGACAGAAACAAGCAGTGA
- a CDS encoding YidC/Oxa1 family membrane protein insertase, with protein MFATLGYYICIPFAALLRLFYNVTGSYGVSLILFTLVIKLVMLPFQMKSKKGMMRMSRMSGKLKDLQTRYKNNQQKYAEEVQKLYAEEGVSPMGGCLWSFLPLPIMIALYSIIRSPITHFMNLGGLAAGSSMLAAAKEAISAAGLQLTSNAVYEQIELVKVIGTNADKAPIASFLSQHTSWIYMDYNFLGLDLTATPSQHMGDFSAGISWGLIGLMLIPIFSGALSFLLSRITMSSQPATDPNAARSTKMMTWMMPLMSVYIGFIMPAALGVYWIAQSLFSILQEYLLGKFYNKKLEEEEEAKEAQRAELRRQRQEEAKQQAQLQRELNAANQNKKKIAAKRAEKLEKKAKEKPRTNENGRVGDRPYARGRTFSEDHYKD; from the coding sequence ATGTTTGCAACGCTTGGATACTATATTTGTATCCCATTCGCCGCGCTGCTGCGCCTGTTCTACAATGTGACGGGCTCTTACGGCGTGTCGCTGATTTTGTTTACCCTGGTGATCAAGCTTGTGATGCTGCCCTTCCAGATGAAATCCAAAAAGGGCATGATGCGCATGTCCCGGATGAGTGGCAAGCTGAAGGATCTGCAGACCCGGTATAAGAACAATCAGCAAAAGTATGCCGAGGAAGTGCAGAAGCTCTACGCCGAGGAGGGCGTCAGCCCCATGGGCGGCTGTCTCTGGAGCTTTCTGCCCCTGCCCATCATGATCGCCCTGTACTCCATCATCCGCAGCCCTATCACCCACTTTATGAACTTAGGCGGCCTGGCCGCCGGCAGCAGCATGCTTGCCGCGGCCAAAGAAGCTATTTCCGCCGCCGGCCTCCAGCTGACCAGCAATGCGGTCTATGAGCAGATCGAGCTTGTAAAGGTCATCGGGACCAACGCCGACAAGGCCCCCATTGCCAGTTTTCTCTCCCAGCACACAAGCTGGATCTACATGGATTACAATTTCCTGGGTCTGGACCTGACCGCCACCCCCAGCCAGCACATGGGAGACTTTTCAGCCGGCATCAGCTGGGGGCTGATCGGTCTGATGCTGATTCCCATTTTCTCCGGCGCGCTGAGCTTCCTGCTGAGCCGGATCACCATGTCCTCCCAGCCGGCGACTGATCCCAACGCCGCCCGCTCCACCAAGATGATGACCTGGATGATGCCTTTGATGAGCGTTTACATCGGCTTCATCATGCCCGCCGCCCTGGGCGTGTACTGGATTGCCCAGAGCCTGTTCTCCATCCTTCAGGAGTATTTACTTGGAAAATTCTACAACAAGAAGTTAGAGGAAGAAGAGGAGGCAAAGGAGGCCCAGCGGGCGGAGCTGCGCCGGCAGCGTCAGGAGGAGGCCAAGCAGCAGGCCCAGCTCCAGAGGGAACTCAACGCGGCCAATCAGAACAAGAAAAAGATCGCCGCCAAGCGGGCGGAGAAGCTGGAAAAGAAGGCCAAGGAGAAGCCAAGGACCAATGAGAACGGCCGCGTGGGGGACCGTCCCTATGCCCGGGGCCGCACCTTCAGCGAGGATCATTACAAAGACTAA
- a CDS encoding LTA synthase family protein, producing MKTCWLFQKSGAGLNGGKRIGFWAWNVLWVLASGVCLGALSLLFAYGDYPDRLFLSYFANWRIAALNIIPVTALALILYLVIGRAYLSFLLSAIVTLGASVANYFLLLFRDDPLMFDDLRYIREAAGITRTAGYDLSPDGRIWFGIACALAGTAVLFFIARGRPPAKVRLPLSLAAVLACIPLRGAYGDNVTYKVRTANTELINQWSSTQVYLSKGFIYPFLHSMTTGQIKPPEGYDEAATAALLAQYEDQPIKEAVDLITIQLEAFADFSTLGIEGVDFSLYDDYHALEQEGVAGSLITNIFAGGTVDTERCFLTGLCTLPNLRANTNSHAWYLREQGYTAEGSHSSYEWFYNRRNVNRYLGIPGYYFYENHYSHLSEAIAADQLLLPEILALYRENRTDSPYFSFNVTYQGHGPYDTQSVWRGNHYTDGRYSGETANILDNYLGSVEDTIRHLMDFVDQLRREERPVVLVLYGDHKPWLGDGNSAYNELGVNLDVATDEGFRNYYGASYLIWANDAAKELLDRPFQGPGPELSSCFLMNEVFHQCGYLGSAYLQATEQVRQVLPVITSVEKYIDADGEVRGGLSPGEEEALKTFRSLEYYWAGHFAYGGV from the coding sequence GTGAAAACATGCTGGTTATTTCAAAAAAGCGGCGCCGGACTCAATGGGGGAAAACGGATTGGGTTCTGGGCGTGGAATGTTCTGTGGGTGCTGGCGTCCGGGGTTTGCCTGGGGGCGCTGTCCCTGCTCTTCGCATATGGGGACTACCCCGACCGCCTGTTTCTCAGCTACTTTGCCAATTGGCGGATCGCGGCGCTGAACATCATCCCGGTGACGGCGCTGGCCCTGATCCTCTATCTTGTGATCGGGCGGGCATATCTGTCCTTTTTACTCTCGGCCATTGTGACGTTAGGCGCCTCCGTTGCCAACTATTTTCTCCTGCTGTTCCGGGACGACCCGCTGATGTTTGACGATCTGCGCTACATCCGGGAGGCGGCGGGCATCACCCGGACCGCGGGCTATGACCTCTCTCCGGACGGGCGGATATGGTTTGGCATCGCCTGCGCCCTGGCGGGGACGGCGGTTCTCTTTTTCATTGCCCGGGGCCGTCCTCCGGCAAAGGTTCGTCTGCCCCTTTCGCTTGCGGCCGTCCTTGCCTGCATCCCGCTGAGGGGGGCCTACGGCGACAACGTCACTTACAAGGTCCGCACCGCCAATACGGAGCTCATCAACCAGTGGAGCTCCACCCAGGTCTATCTCTCCAAGGGGTTTATATACCCCTTCCTCCACAGCATGACCACCGGTCAGATCAAGCCGCCGGAGGGATATGACGAGGCGGCCACGGCCGCGCTGCTGGCGCAGTATGAGGATCAGCCCATCAAGGAGGCGGTGGACCTCATCACCATCCAGCTGGAGGCCTTTGCCGACTTTTCCACACTGGGCATCGAGGGGGTGGATTTCTCCCTTTACGACGACTACCATGCCCTGGAGCAGGAGGGCGTGGCAGGGTCTTTGATTACCAACATCTTTGCCGGCGGCACGGTTGACACGGAGCGGTGCTTTCTCACGGGGCTTTGCACGCTGCCAAACTTACGCGCCAACACAAACTCCCACGCATGGTATCTGAGGGAACAGGGTTACACGGCGGAGGGCAGCCACTCCAGCTATGAGTGGTTCTACAACCGCCGGAATGTGAACCGCTACCTTGGCATCCCCGGCTACTACTTCTACGAAAACCACTACAGCCATCTCTCCGAGGCCATCGCGGCGGATCAGCTGCTGCTGCCGGAGATTTTGGCCCTCTACCGGGAAAACCGGACCGACAGTCCCTACTTCTCCTTCAACGTCACCTATCAGGGCCACGGGCCCTACGACACCCAGAGCGTCTGGCGGGGAAACCACTACACCGACGGCCGCTACTCCGGGGAAACAGCCAACATCCTGGATAACTACCTTGGCTCCGTGGAGGATACCATCCGTCACCTGATGGACTTTGTGGATCAGCTCCGGCGGGAAGAGCGACCGGTGGTGCTGGTGCTCTATGGCGACCACAAGCCCTGGCTGGGAGACGGAAACTCCGCCTACAATGAGTTGGGCGTCAACCTGGACGTGGCCACGGACGAGGGGTTTCGGAACTACTACGGCGCCTCCTACCTGATCTGGGCCAACGACGCGGCCAAAGAGCTGCTGGACCGGCCCTTCCAGGGTCCGGGACCGGAGCTCTCCTCCTGCTTTTTGATGAACGAGGTCTTTCATCAGTGCGGCTACCTGGGCAGCGCCTACCTCCAGGCCACGGAGCAGGTGCGTCAGGTGCTGCCGGTCATCACCTCTGTGGAAAAGTATATTGATGCCGACGGCGAGGTGCGCGGCGGTCTGTCTCCCGGGGAAGAGGAGGCGCTGAAGACCTTCCGCAGCCTGGAGTATTACTGGGCCGGGCACTTTGCCTACGGCGGCGTGTAA
- a CDS encoding RNA polymerase sigma factor produces the protein MEQNSFLDAVERHRDMVFRIALHQCGNPSDADDAVQEVFLRLYGEKKPFDGPEHLCRWLIRVTVNLCRDMLRSPWRRRRVSLDALPPVFETPQQESLYQSVMALPEKYRTVLDLFYYEDFSVQEIAELLHVSQTAVTTRLSRARKLLKQQLTEV, from the coding sequence ATGGAACAGAACAGCTTTCTTGACGCGGTGGAGCGCCACCGGGACATGGTGTTCCGGATTGCGCTCCACCAGTGCGGCAATCCAAGCGACGCGGACGATGCGGTGCAGGAGGTGTTCCTGCGGCTCTATGGGGAGAAAAAGCCCTTTGACGGGCCGGAGCATCTGTGCCGCTGGCTGATCCGGGTGACGGTAAATCTGTGCAGGGATATGCTGCGCAGTCCCTGGCGCAGGCGCCGAGTGTCGTTGGACGCGCTGCCGCCCGTTTTTGAAACGCCGCAGCAGGAGTCTCTCTATCAGTCGGTGATGGCCCTTCCGGAAAAATACAGGACCGTACTGGACCTCTTTTACTATGAGGACTTCTCCGTGCAGGAGATCGCGGAGCTGCTCCACGTGAGTCAGACCGCCGTGACCACCCGACTTTCCCGGGCAAGAAAGCTTTTGAAGCAGCAGCTGACGGAGGTGTAG
- the aspS gene encoding aspartate--tRNA ligase, with the protein MMQSRTHTCAELRLGDAGRQVKIVGWLENVREVGAELAFAVVRDFYGTTQVVAESAEMVKELHAINKESTISVEGTVRERSSKNAKLSTGEIEVVPEKIEILGRCRYNELPFQINHSRQADEAVRLKYRYLDLRNPEVKKNIILRCQVVAALRKAMTDHGFLEITTPILTASSPEGARDYLVPARNHPGKFYALPQAPQQFKQLLMTSGFDRYFQIAPCFRDEDARADRSPGEFYQLDMEMAFATQDDVFAVCEDVLPPIFAEYGLYNRASAAPFVRIPYTEAMEKYGSDKPDLRIDLQVRDVTSVLGGCGFEPFANGLVKAVVVSDFKETRKFIDKTLAAVETQSGGKAYWFRLDESGELVGGISKFVAPIREQVVSALGLKAGDFVALSAGKRDAALKTAGVLVKTLGAAVPGHMDKEQYSFCWIVDFPMYEIGDESGELEFCHNPFSMPSGGLDVLLKAEAGKVDPLSITADQYDLVCNGVELSSGAVRNHDPEIMIKAFELVRLGEDDVKAKFPAMYNAFCYGAPPHAGIAPGVDRMVMLLAGEDSIREIIPFPMNKNAQDVMMSAPSEVSQKQLQELHIALVKTEE; encoded by the coding sequence ATGATGCAATCCAGAACCCATACCTGCGCCGAGCTGCGCCTTGGCGACGCGGGCAGGCAGGTGAAGATCGTCGGCTGGCTGGAAAACGTCCGTGAGGTGGGCGCGGAGCTGGCCTTTGCCGTGGTCCGCGACTTCTACGGCACCACCCAGGTGGTGGCCGAAAGCGCCGAGATGGTCAAAGAGCTCCACGCCATCAACAAGGAGTCCACCATCAGCGTGGAGGGCACGGTCCGGGAGCGCTCCAGCAAGAATGCAAAGCTGTCCACCGGCGAGATCGAGGTGGTGCCGGAGAAGATCGAAATCCTGGGCCGCTGCCGCTACAACGAGCTGCCCTTCCAGATCAACCACAGCCGTCAGGCCGATGAGGCGGTGCGCCTGAAATACCGCTATCTGGACCTGAGGAACCCGGAGGTGAAGAAGAACATCATCCTCCGCTGCCAGGTGGTGGCCGCGCTGCGCAAGGCCATGACCGACCATGGGTTTCTGGAGATCACCACCCCCATCCTGACCGCCTCCTCGCCGGAGGGCGCCCGGGACTACCTGGTGCCCGCCCGCAACCACCCCGGCAAGTTCTACGCCCTGCCCCAGGCGCCCCAGCAGTTTAAGCAGCTGCTGATGACCTCCGGCTTTGACCGCTACTTCCAGATCGCCCCCTGCTTCCGGGACGAGGACGCCCGGGCGGACCGCTCGCCGGGCGAGTTCTACCAGCTGGACATGGAGATGGCCTTCGCCACCCAGGACGACGTGTTCGCCGTCTGCGAGGACGTGCTGCCCCCCATCTTCGCCGAGTACGGGCTCTATAACCGGGCCTCCGCCGCGCCCTTTGTCCGCATCCCCTACACCGAGGCCATGGAGAAATACGGCTCCGACAAGCCGGACCTGCGCATCGACCTTCAGGTGCGGGATGTGACCTCCGTCTTGGGCGGCTGTGGCTTCGAGCCCTTCGCGAACGGCCTGGTGAAGGCCGTGGTGGTCAGCGATTTCAAGGAGACCCGCAAGTTCATCGACAAGACCCTTGCGGCCGTGGAGACCCAGTCCGGCGGCAAGGCCTACTGGTTCCGCCTGGATGAAAGCGGCGAGTTAGTGGGCGGCATCTCTAAGTTCGTCGCCCCCATCCGTGAGCAGGTGGTGTCCGCCCTGGGCCTGAAGGCCGGGGATTTCGTGGCCCTCTCCGCCGGCAAGCGGGACGCGGCGCTGAAGACCGCCGGCGTGCTGGTCAAGACCTTAGGCGCCGCCGTACCCGGCCATATGGACAAGGAGCAGTACAGCTTCTGCTGGATCGTGGACTTCCCCATGTACGAGATCGGCGACGAGTCCGGCGAGCTGGAGTTCTGCCACAATCCGTTCTCCATGCCCTCCGGCGGTCTGGATGTGCTCTTAAAGGCGGAGGCGGGAAAGGTCGATCCCCTGTCCATCACCGCCGACCAGTACGATCTGGTCTGCAACGGCGTGGAGCTCTCCTCCGGCGCGGTGCGCAACCACGACCCGGAGATCATGATCAAGGCCTTTGAGCTGGTGCGCCTGGGCGAGGACGACGTGAAGGCCAAGTTCCCCGCCATGTACAACGCCTTCTGCTACGGCGCGCCGCCCCACGCGGGCATCGCCCCCGGCGTGGACCGCATGGTCATGCTGCTTGCGGGCGAGGACTCCATCCGGGAGATCATCCCCTTCCCCATGAACAAGAACGCCCAGGATGTGATGATGAGCGCGCCCTCCGAGGTCAGCCAAAAGCAGCTCCAAGAGCTGCACATCGCGCTGGTGAAGACAGAAGAATAA
- a CDS encoding glycoside hydrolase family 3 N-terminal domain-containing protein, translating into MNRPFRAALAALCLIACAGCGTNGAVSAPPPQSSASASEESPPPPPPTPEEIEERQLEELLSSMTLEEQVGQLFFVRCPASDAVEDVSACHLGGYLLFGRDFQDKTAGDVVQTVASYQDAARIPLLIGVDEEGGTVVRVSSNPHLRSSKFPSPQKLYASGGMEAVTAGTREKDLLLSALGINVNFSPVADVSLNPGDFIHDRSFGQDAPATADYVAAVVSQMRSDGMGSVLKHFPGYGNNVDTHTGIAVDQRPLEAFRNSDFLPFSSGFDAGAGAVLVSHNIVTCLDETLPASLSPAVHQALRDLGFTGVAMTDDLAMEAVAAYSPGGAVAVMALQAGNDMVVTTDYRTQIPKVIEAVERGELDRSAVEDACRRVLQWKLSLGLLNFT; encoded by the coding sequence ATGAACCGTCCTTTCCGCGCCGCTCTTGCGGCACTGTGTCTGATCGCCTGCGCCGGCTGCGGGACAAACGGCGCCGTCTCCGCCCCGCCGCCCCAGTCCTCCGCCTCTGCTTCAGAGGAGTCGCCCCCTCCCCCGCCGCCCACGCCGGAGGAGATAGAGGAGCGGCAATTGGAGGAGCTTCTCTCCTCCATGACCCTGGAGGAACAGGTGGGCCAGCTCTTTTTCGTCCGCTGCCCCGCATCGGACGCCGTGGAGGATGTGTCCGCCTGCCATCTGGGCGGCTACCTTCTCTTTGGCCGGGATTTTCAGGACAAGACCGCGGGCGACGTGGTCCAAACCGTCGCCTCCTATCAGGACGCGGCCCGGATTCCCCTGCTCATCGGCGTGGACGAGGAGGGCGGCACCGTGGTGCGCGTCAGTTCCAACCCCCATCTGCGCTCTTCTAAGTTTCCCTCCCCCCAAAAGCTCTATGCTTCCGGCGGCATGGAGGCCGTGACGGCCGGCACCCGCGAAAAGGACCTGCTGCTCTCCGCCCTTGGGATCAATGTGAACTTCTCCCCAGTGGCCGACGTATCCTTAAACCCCGGCGACTTCATCCATGACCGCTCCTTCGGTCAGGACGCTCCGGCCACGGCGGACTACGTGGCCGCGGTGGTCTCCCAGATGCGCTCCGACGGTATGGGCAGCGTCTTAAAGCACTTCCCCGGCTACGGGAACAACGTGGACACCCACACCGGCATCGCCGTGGATCAGCGGCCTCTGGAGGCTTTCCGGAACTCTGACTTTCTGCCCTTCTCCTCCGGCTTTGACGCCGGTGCGGGAGCTGTGCTGGTGAGCCACAACATCGTCACCTGTCTGGACGAAACCCTGCCCGCCTCGCTGTCCCCCGCCGTGCACCAGGCCCTGCGGGACCTGGGCTTCACGGGCGTGGCCATGACCGACGATCTGGCCATGGAGGCGGTGGCCGCCTACTCCCCCGGCGGCGCCGTGGCGGTGATGGCCCTTCAGGCGGGGAACGACATGGTGGTGACCACCGACTACCGGACCCAGATTCCCAAGGTCATTGAGGCGGTGGAGCGGGGCGAGCTGGACCGCTCGGCGGTGGAGGATGCCTGCCGCCGGGTGCTGCAATGGAAGCTTTCCCTTGGGCTTTTGAACTTTACCTGA
- a CDS encoding helix-turn-helix domain-containing protein, translated as MNLRIRDLREDHDKTQADLAEYLGCSQQTYSRYENGKVQPTPETLEKLALYFGTSVDYLLGLTDDPRPYPRKR; from the coding sequence ATGAACTTAAGGATTCGCGATTTACGTGAAGATCATGATAAAACCCAAGCGGATTTGGCTGAGTATCTGGGCTGCAGCCAGCAGACCTATTCCCGATATGAAAACGGGAAGGTTCAGCCAACACCGGAGACTTTGGAAAAGCTTGCCTTATACTTTGGCACCAGTGTGGACTATCTCCTGGGTCTGACCGACGATCCCAGGCCTTATCCAAGAAAACGGTAA